One part of the Cyanobacterium sp. T60_A2020_053 genome encodes these proteins:
- a CDS encoding mechanosensitive ion channel: MESIINVIEFLQAQEGYQIFLNFIYEFGFFIILLLISFFAGRYTPFYLKIIISKFAQKPLNEFYQSIIDPLQSIFRLAGTLILWSLSLNFIRTYEGLYNLLEFIIDLSLIIITAWLISRLFKQLIIIYGIDLIQKLGKEVDELLLVVETIINVLIGFVAVLAFARRLDINLVGLLASLGIGGIAIAFAAQKTLEQLLGTFVIYLDRPFIVGEYIRLNSGLYGRVESIGLRSTKIRLPGKGTLMILPNSMMANIEIENVTRGKKVMVLLYLDFANTLEDSEEALVQDVVKKCTNALFGIDPDSTRVALFVPENQQQTRARVTFFILGSNESSIKLRKRLLELANDNISQQLTTYGIDFTMQEPTIYVDSPVTL; this comes from the coding sequence ATGGAAAGTATTATCAATGTCATCGAATTTTTACAAGCCCAAGAAGGTTATCAAATTTTTCTAAATTTTATTTATGAATTTGGTTTTTTTATTATACTCTTACTAATTTCTTTTTTTGCTGGTAGATACACTCCATTTTATCTAAAGATAATTATCTCCAAATTTGCCCAAAAACCATTAAATGAATTCTATCAAAGTATAATCGACCCCCTACAAAGCATTTTCCGTTTAGCAGGAACATTAATTTTATGGTCATTATCCCTCAACTTTATTCGTACCTATGAAGGATTATATAATTTATTAGAATTTATTATTGACCTTAGCTTAATTATCATTACCGCTTGGTTAATATCTCGTTTGTTTAAGCAACTAATAATTATTTATGGTATTGACTTAATTCAGAAACTAGGCAAAGAAGTTGACGAGTTATTGCTAGTAGTAGAAACCATTATCAATGTTTTAATCGGTTTTGTGGCGGTGTTAGCATTTGCCCGAAGACTAGATATTAACTTGGTGGGTTTACTGGCTAGTTTAGGAATTGGAGGCATTGCCATCGCCTTTGCTGCCCAAAAAACCCTCGAACAATTATTAGGTACTTTTGTAATATATTTGGACCGTCCTTTTATTGTGGGGGAATATATCAGGCTCAATAGTGGCTTGTACGGTAGAGTTGAATCTATTGGTTTAAGGTCAACTAAAATCAGATTACCGGGTAAAGGCACCCTGATGATATTACCTAACTCTATGATGGCAAACATTGAGATCGAAAATGTCACAAGAGGCAAAAAAGTAATGGTATTACTTTATCTGGACTTTGCTAACACTCTCGAAGATAGTGAAGAAGCCTTGGTGCAAGATGTGGTCAAAAAATGTACTAATGCTTTATTTGGTATTGACCCAGATAGCACTAGGGTAGCTTTGTTTGTACCTGAAAATCAACAGCAAACCAGAGCAAGGGTAACATTTTTCATTCTTGGCTCCAATGAAAGTTCGATAAAATTGCGAAAAAGATTACTAGAATTAGCCAACGACAACATATCTCAGCAATTAACTACCTATGGTATCGATTTTACCATGCAAGAACCTACCATCTATGTCGATTCTCCTGTCACTCTCTAA